The Synechococcus sp. CC9605 sequence AGGAGTGCTCTGGGGGCGTTCATATCCCTCAGTTGAGGGAGTAACAGCCTCCCAAAGAAAAACCCAGGAGGGAAGAGATGTCTCCTGGGTTAGGTCGCTGTGCCTTCGTCCTCTGCCAGTTAAGTTGCATTCGTCTAATTTGTTCTGAGGTTCGGCTGAGAGTTTTCAGTAACGGTGAACTAGGTGGGACGGCAGATCAGCTGGAGGGTGGAACGGAACGCCCGACTTTATCGACGTCTAAGAAAAACCATTCCACCGCTCAGAGCGATGTCCTGGTATTCCTTGCAATAAGCCTCTAGATCGTCGTTTTCGCCTAGGCAGAGTGCTTTTTTGGTCTCTGCTTCGACCTTGTCGCCAACTGCCATCCAGCGAAGGCAGTAATCCATCTCTAACGGGTTCTGTCAGGCAGTCAGTAGAGCGATCAGTGGCAAGAGGAGCAGAAGCTTTCTCATGCACCAAGGATGGCAACGATCGCTAGACGCCCAACGTGATGGACGTTTGATCACAGCTGATAGCTGCAGGTTGCTTGCCACTGATCACGACCGCCATAACCGTCGTTTTCCAAGTAGGTCAAACGAACATCGACACCGTTGATTTCATTGGCGACGTACAGGTGATCTACGAATACATAGCTCCCTGGATCCCAGAGAGCAGCTTTGATTGCCTGCTCGCAGTTTTGAACCAAGTCCTGACGTGAAGCGGCCTCCAATCTTTCAACAGGCTCCACATAAGACTTGAGCTCTTCGCATTTGAAATATTCGTTTCCTGTGCCCGGTTCAGCCTTGTTGAGCTGGCCACGAGTCCAGTGGCACCTCTTGAAGTCAGAGATGATCCCTGCGCTTTTGAAATCAAAGTGAGCTTTGACTTGCTTAGCGGTTACGGCAAAAGAAGTAGCGTCATTTCCAGCCGACTCTATTGGGAGAAATGCGTCCGCATGGCTGTAGTAGGCCCGTGCACCTAGGCCACCCACAGTCACAAGCAGAGCCGAGGGAATCCAGTGTCGCCTTCTCATTGGCCTATTAAGGCTGGAGGCAAGGATGTCGGCGGTAGCGATTCAAACCCTTGGCACAATGTGCCTCAGTGGTGGCCTTTCGCAGCTGGTGCATCAGCTGACTGGCTGCGTGTGCAGTCACCAGCGTTGGCGCCGCCAACGAAAACAGCCAGGAACATGACCGCGACGATCACGCCGCCACCGATGTAGGCAAGAGGGTTCTTCATTCCAGCGAAGCTAATGGCGTTTTCAGGTTCTGGGCACGTCATTTGATACCAGGGCAGCGTGCAAATCAGACCCTTGAAACGATGTGGATCCCCAGGTCGGCGTTGACCCAGTTGAGATCGTCGTTCATTAGTTCTCCAACTTACTCATGAGAAAGATGTTGGTGAACTGGGAACCATCAGGCGTCAGCAATCCACTTGCAGGCAGCAACGCTGACCGGAATCCAGACAACGACAAATAGGGCAACGACAGGCATTGGTCTCTTGTCTCTGAACCAACCCTCGCCGTTTCACGGGGAAAGCACCTCCATCAACCGAGCCATTGTTTTGCCCGGTTTGAGGGGGCGCATCCCTCAACCGATGGACTGATGGGCAGTCAACGCCGGTTTTCCTCATCCCTCACCTTGGGGATGTGCTTTTCAGCCAAGACGGGGATGGTGATTTTTCCCATGTCACGCACACCCCCTCCCTAAAGACAGTTCCGTACATCGGTGGTGAAGACGATCCGGCACGGGGACTACGCGCAAAGGTCATTTAACAATCCGCCAATACTCGCCTGATAGCTCGTAGCAGTTGCCGTCTCGTCACCCTGTAGGGCGTCAACTTGATCAGCTTCGCCGCTCATGACATGTAACTACAGCCACAGCTTATGTTGTTGAGTTCAGCACATTGTCCGACTAGCACAAAAGGTTTTTTGAAATTCGTGCAAAGTCAACACGTCCTCCGCCCCAATCGCGGTGACTTCATATTCTTGGCCTGAGTATTATCAGGCCCAAGTTGCATTGCGGCAGCTTGAAGATTGTGGCGTTCCCTGTGAATGCCCTCTTTGCGCAACTGCATATCTCCGCTTGCAGAGAATTCAGCATGAAAAGGAGGAACGCGAGCTTCGTAGACCTTCACGAAAGTACGTCCAGTACGACTGAAATTCACACATCCTTGTTTTTCCCTCTACGCCTTTGTGTGCCATGAATGATTCCAGATCAGCCGAGAACGAGATAATTCAACTGATGCTGTATCGGGATGCGTTTCTTCCCCCAGGCCCCAGCGCCAAAGAGCTTTATGGGCCCCTTATAAGAAAAGTAGAGGTATTAGACAAGAAGCTTGCTGATGCTGAATCCCAAACATTTGACGATTTTGATGATGCAAAGACCAAATGAACTTGCCACAATCTCGGGACCTAGCCTTGTATGTTGTGGGCTCTTATCGTGATTTTCTGAAAGGAGAGATCGATATCAATCGACTCATGCTTTATCGAGAGGAGTGCCTTCCTTCAGGAAACAGAACCTGCCTACACAATGAAAACCTTTTGAGCAAAATCAAACAGTTAGAGATCGAGCTCTCTGATCTTGAGGATCAGCTGGCTGCCTAGCCTGTATTAGCGATTTCCCTTGCAAACGCCTTACGGATTGTTGGCAACAGAACTGTGGCGGCCACCTTCGCCAACAGGACTGCAGTGGGTGACGCTACAAAATGTGAGTGAGCTGGCACAGAACAGCTCACGTTCAACGTAATCGCCGTTAAGGGTCTCAAGTCAAGACTGAGATCCTGCCTCGTACTGCCAGTGTTCAAGTCGCCTTAATTCCATAATTTCCAACCGTCTTCTATTGGTTTCGGCCTCTGCTTCACGCGCCAAATGTTCAAGTTGAGCATTTATACGCTTTTGATGTCGTGAAGATACAAAAGACATGGAATTAGTAAATTAGATGTGCAGAAACTAGAAACTGGGGAGAATTAGCGACTTAAAATGTCACTCAGCTACACCTATTCGTAAAGCTAGGTAACGCCATTGCGTATGTGTTCGAGGCGTAAACTTGTTGAATAATTCGTTGCGCTGTTCTGCGGCTCACCCCCTTGGTCTCCGCCAGGTACGCCACGACAGCAGTGCAGCTAAAGCCCTCCAAAAGCTTGGAGTGAGCGACCTGAACTCGATCAACAACCTCGACCCTCTTCGGCATCAAAGAAGCCCCAGACGCTGAAGAACAAGGTCGAGTGGGGTGGCCTCTGGTCAATGACCTTCTTCAACGCCTTCACCCTGCCCTCCCGGGAGACAGGCATCCTCGTCGGCATCGCCTGCGGCCTGTTCAACATCGACAAGGACACCGTCATTCCCGGCAGCCGCCGAGCAATGAAGAACTAACCAATGACCTGCCCACAAATCCCAACCGACTGGCATCCATCGACCTACGCCGTCGACGAGTTCAGCAAGGTGGTGTGGAAGCAAGGCAGCTATGCCGTTGCCATGGGTCTGAAGGGCAAAAAAGAAACCCTTATTCCTGGCTGCGTCATTCAGCTCTGCACCCGTAAGGAATTGGTCGGCATCCGCAACCGCATCAAAGTTGAGGAAGCTCGGCGTGATTCTGAATTCTTCACCCCTGAAGAAGAGCAGGAGCTGGGCAGGATGTTTGCCGATGGGTGGATGAGACGGAGGCCCGAGAAGCAGGCACCAAAACAGGGAACTTCTAAGGGGCAACAAGAGAACAAGGGAATAAGCGTCTGGCTTATCCCCGTTGTCTTTGGCTCGATTGGGATTGCACCCGGCCTTCTCTGGACGGGCTTAGTTACCGCTCGAAACTTTGACGCCCACAGAGCCGCTAAGCGTCCAGCCATCGACAGCAGCTCACGGTTAGAAGCCAAAGCTGAGTGCGAGCAGTTCATCAAGACTCTCCAGGGGGACTGGGAATGCAAATACTTCGACAAAGTTCTTGAGTGGAACCTCGAATACAGAAAAAACAAGCTTCTGACATGGCTGTTCCGCCCGGAGAACGGCCCTCTCCTGAAATTCGAAGAAATCGGGATCTACACAGCTAGTGAGATCACATCTGATGACTCCATTGGAGAAGATGCCAAGAGCTGGCACTTTGAGAAGTAAGGGTGGGGAGGGTGCGGTCTGCAGGCCATAAAAGAGGCGGGTCGTGCATTACCCGCCTTATCTGAAATCTCCAGCCGAGCAGTCCGGAGAAGTCGCAAATTCTGCGTGGAAGCAACTGAAAAACTCAACGGGGGCGACTGTGGACATTGCAGCCACGTTGAAAATTAATACCCAGACCGCACATCAAATCGAGCTGGCGGATGGCAGCCACCAGCGCTCCTGGGTTCCGCAGGGCCTTGGCCTGGCCAGCCGTCTCGATCAAGGTCTGAACGCACCAAGCCAACATCTCTTGCCGGTCGAGATCGGGGCCTTCGATGTCGTCAAGGACCTGACGCCAAGCCCGCTTGATGAGCCGATAGCCCTGTGACCTGGAGACCCCCCATGTTTGTCGCGCATATGCGACACAAGCGGTGTTCGTCTCACCCGCCAGGATCATTCCCTGGAGGTGATCGACTCGCTCGGCAGTGGCTTCTGCGTTGGCTTTTGCCATGGCCAGTCAGGTTCCGTGTTCAGCAGGTGGGCGATTAGCTCGCGGTGGGTGATAAGTACGATCCTGACGAACAACGGCAACACGTCGGGGTAGCGCCGGTGAGTGGACGCAAGAACACTTACGACGTTTCGCAGCTCGAGCGAGATCCTTGATAGGGAGGTTATTAGCCATCGGCACCGACAACAAATTAAGCACATATCTGTACTAAAATAGGAATGCGAGGGGTGCCCGAGCAATCAATAAAAAGGGGGGCTGGTGAATAACCGTCCTCCTTTTTATCGCCTCTTCTTCATTAAGAGCAACTGAAGGCGACTGACGACCACTCTTTAAGCAATTAGCCTTCGCAAAAGAACAATTGCATAAGGAGGCAAGCTTGGTCAGAGTCGAGCTTCGCGCCGCAAAAATCCCCAGCTTTCCAGGAATCTTTGCTGACCACTATTGGCTACTGGTATTTCATGCCGGTGAGGACAACAAGCTTCAGAAATGTGATAGATGGGAGATATGGCAACATGCCCACTGCAACGATTCAAGCTGGGGCCACCTTCATAAGAATCTTCTGGATCCCTACCAAGGCGTTGGCAACGGGCCATCACAATTAATTCAAAAATGGATAGATGAAGAGGCTGTCTCAATAATCAAGAAAATTGAATCCTCTCCAGAAACCTATCCATTCACCAATAAGTACAGATACTGGCCTGGCCCGAACAGCAATACATTCGCCCAATGGATCGTCCAAGGCAAGGCAATTCTCCGCTCAAGAGCAATAGGCAGAAACTTTCCAGTGCCAGAAAAATATCAAGCCAAGACGTACTGAAAGCAGCTTTTCTGAAGACAAATTTATCTTCGTCAGTCGCAATGGTAAATACTTGACTTCGGTGATATCTATTTGTGCAAGGTGCTGGATTGCACTGTACGTGAAGAGCATGAATATAGAAAGCTGACCGTCGATTGGATTTTATTATGTGAATCCACCCCTCCTAGCACAACATGATCATATATCCACTGCTAAAAACTCAAACAACTCCATATGCCAACATTGCATCAGCGACTTTTGTAAATCCTGCAATGTTGGCTCTTAAGATATAGTCTGTAAAGTCTTCAAATCTTTGACTATTCTGAACGCATTTAGAGTGGATTTCCATCATAATCGATATTAAACGTTGATCGACCTCTTCGCGACTCCACGACAGGCGCAATGCATTCTGACTCTGCTCAAGGCCAGAAACAGCTACACCCCCAGCGTTGGCAGCTTTGGCAGGAGCAAGTAATACTTTTGCTTGGCGAAATTCATGAATACCGTCAAGATTGGTTGGCATATTTGCACCTTCGATAACAGCTTTGACGCCGTTTTTAATGAGGACCTTTGAATCCTCACGGTTGATCTCATTTTGCGTGGCACAAGGGAGGGCAATATCGCAGGGGACATCCCATGGACGCTTTCCAGCGTAAAAATCAACACCTTCATAGTGGTCAGCAAACTCATGGATTCGCCCACGGCGAATCCCCTTCAACTCCTTTATAAAGGCCAACATTTCAATATTAGTGCCGTCTGGAACGTGTACAAAACCATCTGAGTCAGAAAGAGTAACAACCTTTGCTCCTAACTCAATGGCCTTTTCAACTGCGTAGAGTGCTACATTCCCTGATCCGGAAACGCAACATATTTTTCCAGCAAGAGAGTCCTCTATATAATTGAGCATATTTTCACAGAAATAAATACATCCATAACCCGTCGCCTCAGTACGAACAAGGCTTCCACCGAACGATATCCCCTTGCCAGTTAAGATTCCACTAAAACGGTTTTCAAGGCGCTTGTACTGTCCGAACATATAACTAATTTCACGAGAACCAACTCCGATATCACCAACAGGTACATCTGTATCTTCACCAATATGTCTATGGAGTTCAATCATAAGAGATTGACAGAATCGCATTACCTCCCGATCACTTTTACCTTTAGGATTAAAATTAGATCCACCCTTGCCTCCACCCATTGGCAGACCAGTAAGGCTATTTTTGAAGGTCTGTTCAAAACCTAAGAATTTGAGGACACTTAAGGTGACGTTCGGATGAAAACGTATTCCACCTTTGTATGGGCCAATGGAGTTATTAAACTGTACACGCCACGCACGATTTGTGCGGATATTGCCTGCATCATCTTCCCAACACACCCGGAAGATGACGACTCAGTCAGGTTCCGTCATCCGCTCCAGAATCTTTGCATCTCTATAAACTCGGTTGTCAAGGGCGAATGGAATGAGAGTTTCAACAACTTCATGGACAGCTTGATGAAACTCAGGCTCTCCTGGATTTCTCTTTATGAGGCCTTTCATAAAATTATCTAACTCATGGCTAGTAGAATCAGACATAAATTGACCATTCTCTAGTTGTGTAAATTTATATTGGCACGGCAAGTGAATAAACTTAATTAAGTGCAGAATATTATCATGATTAGTCAATATGTATTACTTCTCACTATCCCAGTGCGAGTGATACGCATGACCCGCTATCAGTTCAATCGACGCGATGAGACCGACAACATCATCAGGTCGATCATCTGCATCCACGGGCACCACACCAACAACATCCTTGTTCGACTGCGTTCACTTTATGGTCAGGATTACTTGGCTTATTCAGCCCCACCCTTATCCGGGCGCATGGCAGTGGTCAAATGATCACTTCACCAGGTACAAAAAAGCCGGGTCATCACATCCGGCCCATGCGCAGATGAAGCTGTCTATCGGCTGACATTTCCAGCGCAAGAGGGCAGCAATACCAATCCCTCAACTGATGGAGAGTCTTACCCGCAAAATATCCCTCGATCTAGTGATGCGGTGAGGGGGGCGCAGCAACGGTGAACGCAGAGAGAATAAGACCAATGCCTGACGTGGCCTTAGTTGTCGTCGTCTAGATTCCGGTCACCGTGGCAAGTGGAATTAAAAGAAGTGCTTTTTTCATCAGTCGTAAGCGTATTACTCTTAAACCACAACTGTATTTGAAACAAAGGCCAGGATGAAACTTGGAATAAGAGCCGCCAAACACAAGGCGAGCCCAATCAAGATGGAATAGGTTCTGGAGATCTCATCCACATCCCGATTAGCGGCCAAGTATCGTAGATAAGGAAACATGCACGCGTACCAATAACAGATTAGCAAACCCAGAAAACTTGTGATGCTGGTTGGTGTTTCGGAGAAGATGTCTAGAATTACATCGAAGATTGAAAAAATCGCAACAACATAAAAAAACGACCACTCTTTGATCTGCGTGCAGACAGCCCAGGGGAAGAAAAAAGCAATCCAGGAAAAACCAGCGGGGCCAGAAAGGCGGAATAGTGAGCCAAAAATGTTGA is a genomic window containing:
- a CDS encoding DUF3750 domain-containing protein, which encodes MHKEASLVRVELRAAKIPSFPGIFADHYWLLVFHAGEDNKLQKCDRWEIWQHAHCNDSSWGHLHKNLLDPYQGVGNGPSQLIQKWIDEEAVSIIKKIESSPETYPFTNKYRYWPGPNSNTFAQWIVQGKAILRSRAIGRNFPVPEKYQAKTY